A genomic window from Quercus lobata isolate SW786 chromosome 10, ValleyOak3.0 Primary Assembly, whole genome shotgun sequence includes:
- the LOC115962876 gene encoding transcription factor MYB54 yields MKKSRSSISSDSESGKRCIRGHWKPAEDEKLQLLVEQHGPQNWNFIADHLEGRSGKSCRLRWYNQLDPNINKEPFTTEEEQRLLAAHRIYGNKWAFIARYFKGRTDNTVKNQYHIMMARRKRERCSVQGHRSHSKFQNLQKLGTSSMSSLHSLSFSQSTMTTDSFSVDIFGGGRKKHLGPSISSCANETSHGIPVVHEVVPQSFKFSNFAGVYESEEMLNLEGLDDNSNAFWNLKMASEQDQGDGSITHKAVPFIDFFGVGIS; encoded by the exons ATGAAAAAATCTAGAAGCAGTATTAGCAGTGATAGTGAAAGTGGAAAGAGATGCATTAGAGGGCACTGGAAGCCAGCTGAAGATGAGAAACTCCAACTACTTGTTGAACAGCATGGTCCCCAGAATTGGAATTTTATTGCAGACCATCTAGAAGGAAGATCAG GGAAAAGTTGCAGATTGAGATGGTACAACCAACTTGATCCCAATATTAACAAGGAGCCATTTACAACAGAAGAGGAACAAAGGCTTCTTGCAGCTCATCGGATTTATGGAAACAAATGGGCTTTCATAGCTCGCTATTTCAAAGGTAGAACTGATAATACCGTGAAGAATCAGTACCATATTATGATGGCAAGAAGAAAACGTGAAAGGTGCTCAGTCCAAGGTCATCGAAGTCACTCCAAGTTCCAAAACCTTCAAAAATTAGGGACCTCATCCATGAGTTCATTACATTCTTTAAGTTTTAGCCAGTCAACGATGACAACAGATTCATTCAGTGTTGATATTTTTggtggaggaagaaagaaacatTTAGGTCCAAGTATTTCTTCATGTGCCAATGAGACATCACATG GAATCCCTGTTGTCCACGAGGTTGTTCCTCAATCTttcaaattctcaaattttgCTGGGGTTTATGaaagtgaagaaatgctcaactTAGAGGGACTTGATGATAACTCCAATGCATTTTGGAACTTGAAAATGGCTTCTGAGCAAGATCAAGGAGATGGATCGATCACTCACAAGGCTGTTCCCTTCATAGATTTTTTTGGCGTGGGAATctcttaa